Within Lolium rigidum isolate FL_2022 chromosome 5, APGP_CSIRO_Lrig_0.1, whole genome shotgun sequence, the genomic segment tgcccagtgctcgcgtccggcacgtatgcgcacgtgtatccgtgcgggatctccttgggcgcctcaggtaggaatcggtagtcactaggatcaccaccaatcttgtagacgacgtatgccgatgagttcggcacttctggtgctgccaacgcgaacggcagcggtggacgggactggagtggcatctctcctttgtaagtccccgagctggtcccgacggagaataccgatggctcatgatttcctagatcacgcgcgagcgacacgctccaaagtgttcaccagggctctcgagtggcggtgcagcgaatgaaccaccatgaagttgatctccgacgcagccgacccggtgcgttcttccgacggggcggacaggtccactccatcgagcgcgcctcaggtgagaaccccttccacctaatgccatgggagcgggttctgtggaaagagccgatgaggtcggcttcgaggactgccttgatctcgtcatgcttcttcttgagctcgtcagtcagatcctcgtacttgaccggagtgctttccgccatctcggatgtagatggcgatgcggtggatgtcgaagattgtcccaccggcgtgccggaatgtgttgcggtcggaaacccaccggcgggcagcgaccaacaccgtagagccgggaacaactcagggctgcggctggccctggtccctcagagcgacggcccgcaaagccttctggtcacatgtccgatgctgtcgcaagggcgtgccacctgacctatacccggtcgggaaggtgttggatgatgcctcgcttagtttcctgcaggggcatacacgtaaacgttaaatacgagcctcgatcggctctcgggttgtctcgtgaatcggctcaaagagccgatccacccatgattcgtacgaggtgtacgaatatatggtggtcctgcttgatcaagataaagctaaagcgatctacgacgatttagggttttcaccgcataatcggatcatcctactcacgattgggcctcgcgctctcgtacggtgatcgtaagccgatcctagacagggcctaaaaaccaacacgaggttgatccccggaacatcctgtctagggcttgcaaactacaccctacacgccgctggatcctccaaccctttgtaaggcctaactattgcggatattaaactaatccttgaagaacaaggagtaaccgtaacggatcggatctactaaacaaagatcaagcggggtgccgcccctacacctaagataggtgtaagggcggctagatgtataagggttgcactacgacggcatatgatacgaagaacaatgctaaccctaacacatctaagataactacgttgctcgccatcaaaaaggcttcagcacgagcaacgcatgaacaacgtaaataagcttatgctgcctagatcgcaagatgcgatctaggcagcatggtgcttaccaggagaaaccctcgagacgaaggagttggcgatgcgccgagattgattgtgttgaacgttggttgttgtttattccataaaccctagatacatatttatagtccgtagactttctaatgtgggaataatcccaaccgtgtacgaggcaaactctaactaaccgacacgtaatctaatatgttacagatacaagggcaaactagcccaaactttgcatataaggccgattcacgtatttcttccgtatataatcttcaagcccatcttgatcgcggcccacctctgatccggtcaaattctggtgataacaatatcttGTGTAAATGGCTATATATATGAGATACGTGAAAGACCACAATGTGTGGCAAATCATTCTTCTCTTCTAATtctatcatggtatcagagcatacatCACTTGCTCCAAGTCGGATACGTCGCTCTTCATCCTTCACGGTATACACGACACGGCATACTTGCTcctctacatcgacgacatcatccTCACAGCTTCGTCTACGTCCATACTCGAGCGCGTCATCACCGCCCTATGAGTTTGCCATGACCGATCTGGGCGAGCTTCATCACTTCCTCGACATTGCCGTCCGACGAGATTCCTAGAGGATGTTTCTCTCCCAGACCCAGTACGCTCTCGAGATTCTCGACCGTGCCGGCATGAGCTCCTGCCACCCCGCGTCCACGCCTGTGGACACCTCGCCGAAGCATGCGGCCGAGGCTGGTCGTCCTGTCGCCGATCCCTCCGCCTACCGCAGCTTGGCGGGTGCTCTTCAGTACCTGACATTCACTCGTCCGGACATCGCCTACGCCGTGCAGCAGATTTTCTTCACATGGACGACCCTCGCGATCAGCACTTGGCTTTGGTCAAACAAGTTCTTCGGTATGTCAAGGGCACGCTTCGTCACGGTCTCCAGCTCACGCCTTCCGCGACGGACCGCCTCGTCGCCTACACCGACACGGATTGGGCTGACTGTCCAGACACCCGGCGCTCCACCTCTGGGTACTGCGTCTTCCTCGGCGACAACTTGATTTCTTGGTCTTGCAAGCGTCAACACACGGTGTCTCACTCTAGCGCTGAAGCGGAGTATCGGGCTGGCGCCAACGCCGTCGCCGAAGCAAGTTGGCTTCGCCAACTCCTCCAGGAGCTTCATCGCCCACTTCATAGTGCCATTGTTGTCGTTTGCGACAATGTGAGCGCTGTGTACATGTCCACGAATCCCTTCCAGCACCAGCGCACCAAACACATCGAGATCGACCTTCACTTCGTTCGAGACCGTGTTGCGTTGGGGCACATTCGAGTTCTTCATGTGCCATCGTCTCGACAATTCGCGGACATCTTCACCAAATGCCTAGCATCACTGCTGTTCTTGGATTTCCGGTCCAGTCTCAGCGTCCGAGAGTCTCCCGTTGcgactgcgggggggggggggggggggggggtgttaggCAAACCGAATATGCCCAACATATACCTAGCATATTCGGTTTATACCTTGCCATATTTAGTGCTTGATATTTGGCCATTATGGTTAGGATTGGTATCCATGTATATCTTGTGTAAATGCCTATATATATGAAATACGTGAAAGACCACAATGTGTGGCAAATCATTCCCCTCTTCTAATTCTATCAGTATATATCTGTTGATCCAACTGCGTGATGTATATCTTTTAGATACTATAAGTAAAGTATGATTTAATCTGAATAAACAGTTCGTGAAGCATGGTTGTTTAAATAATATAACTAAACTAATCATAATAGATGAAGAGGTTGACAATGTTCGAGAATAAGTCATTGTCCGAGAAGAAGTCCTCAAACAATTTTGCTAGTAGTCATGCTAGAGCGCTACTAAAAAATCTGATCGCCCCTCACTGGTACATCAAACATCAAAAATATAAATTACATGCATTGGTATGCGCTCGGCTATGTGCCGCCATGTAAATTACATGCATTGGTATGTGAGTGTGACCGGATTATGCGCTCAACTCATTTTATAGGATGCTTCAACTCTCTTCTAACTAACAATATGGGACTAAAATTTAATCTCACCTTTTACCATGCATATACACCATATGAGAATTTTAAAATTTGTATTGGGATAGGAACTAAGACTCACTAGCTAAATTCCAAAAATATAGGTTGCCATCATTTTGAGCTCCCCGAGGAAAAAGCCGAGTGAGCGCTTTTCTTCCTTGCAACTTCGCAAGACATCAAGACATTGATTACGTCAATTACAATTTGCTATGATCTATGAGATCAAAAGGTGGAAGTTGTTCCAATTGTTTGTGTTAATGGCTTGACTTTGCCTTTTATTTATACAATCTCAAATATGATATACTTAATGTGGAAGTTGTAATGCTCGTTACTTCCCCGCATGCTGAGGCTAGCTCCTCCCAACAAACCTTGTTTGCGCGTTATATCTCTGGTTGATTTCGTGAAGATAACTGCATCCCCAGATTATCAAAGTGGAAAGTATAGTGGGGGCATATGCAGTGAACACCCTTTCTGCATCCTAGCTACATGCCCAGAATTAGGTTTATCTTCACGTTCTTTTAAGCATGCTTGGGTGTTAGTTCCTCATGGTCAATTAAACAATGGAAAATTTACGTACTAGAACAATTGTTTCTCCTCAGTACTTTTTCAACGATGATGATGTCATAGCTGGGTGACACTACACAAGAAAATTAGAACTTTCAGTTCATTGATGGTCACCTTATTTCTGATGGGTACGCCAAGGTATAAATCTTTCAAACATCTACTTTTTGTTCGAATTGAGCTTCTCATTTAGTCTCCATATTTCTTCAAGAAGATGGTGGGAAAAATGTTAAATATTTGAAAcatctagtttttttttgttaaaattgaGCTTCTTTATTTAGTCTATCTATATTTCTTGAAGAAGATAGCGGGGAAATTGTTATGCTTGGTTAATGTGGTGATTTTTTATGAGAGTGTTTAAAATTTAAacagcctttgtatcatgagatcaGAAGAATTAGGAAAAAAATAGTTATAATAATCAGATAATGTGGTGCCTCGAAAAGAGACTATAAAACAGGCTAATGTTTTTTGAAGAAGATGGTGGAAAAAACTGGTAGACCAATTAAAGTGGAGATTATTTTTAAGACTGCGACataagatacatgtgaagacccAGGCGCTTAGTTATGTGGCTTTGAAGTAATTTTTAATTTCAATTTTCAAGATTTCATCCAAAATTCCTAAATTGCTTAGTTATATGGATCTCATGTGATATATATTGCACTTGTTACAAGAAATGTTGGCAATGATGTGCAATAATGTTTATTTTGTGTAGGGAACTCGGTCATAATCAGAATTGGTTGTCACATGTAGCAAAGAAGGAACGTTTATTTTTTGACTTCCCATGAAAGGGTAAGGAAAACTTCAAACCTTTTATACAATGGAGAAGGAAAACTTCACGGTTACAACGAATTAGAACTACAATTTATAGAAGAATTTATACAAGCTGCAAGTTGTCCAATAATAACCAATCAAATTTTATGCTAACCGACCAACATCGAATTTTGTTCGTCAATATGGTTACTTGTTCAATCTCCGACAGTTCTTCCTAATCTCCCCATCTCTTCCGGTCAGCGGgccaatgttccccattttgatcatGGAGGTTGCAAAGTTACTGAAAAAGTCACTCTGGCTCCCGGAGAACCTGCGAATAATCGGTGCGGTGGTCGTCGCAGCGACAGGGTCGGACAACATAACCTGGTCGGACGGGAGCTCGACGCGCCCCTGCAGGAGGTTGCCATAGTATTTGTTATCGAACACGTCGGGGGTGACCCCGTCGAGGTTCACCAGCGCCCCCACAGCCTGCCCGTTCGTGCAGTTCCGCATCGTGAACTGGCATTGCGCCCGCCCGAAGGTGTGCGCTCCCTGGAGGGCGACGAGGTCGGTGTCATCGAGGCCCAGGTTCTTGAACTTCTCCTGGAGCGTCTCCAAGGGGTCGAAGGGGCTCGGGAGGTTTTTGGCGCTCTCGATGTTTGTCGTGGTGCCGTCGCGGCGGCCGAGCGGCACGCTCCAGTACGGCCCTCCGGCCAGCTCGACGGAGATCTCGGCGGCGAGGGTGAGGATGTCGGCGCAAGACACGATGCCGGGGCAAGCGTTCTCCAGGGTGCGCTTGATGTCGTCGACCACGTCAAACCCGCGCGCTGACCGGTCGTTGGCGGGGACTTTCTTCTCCGTCATGATACCCGCCTGGAGGTCCTCGTCGAGCAAGAGGGAACCGTCACAGCCCTAAACAAATGAACGACGCCGATGCATGAGAAGATAGACTTTATTAATTACCCTACCATTCGATCGACGCAAATGGTTTGTTTAGATATGCACCATGCAAGTACTTACGTTGACGAAGCAGTCGTGAAAGTGGAGGCGGATGAGGCTGGCCGGGATGCGCGTGTCGGCGACCCGGGCGTCCTGGATGACGCGCCGGACAATGTCCCGTGTGCTAGGGCATGAGTTGTCGTAGAACGACGAGCTCAACCCACCTTGGGCGTGAGCGCCGTGGCTGAGAAGTAGGACCAGGGCTGCCGCGAGCAAGAGGCCGCAGTTTGCAGCTGACGGCAAGCTAGAAGAAGCGGCCATGAGCGCTGCCTTGGGAGAAGCTGGTTCAATCGACAAGCTAGCTAGAAGAAGAGATGGAGATGGTGTGAGGAAAACGGGAACTccatggaggctatttgtagtcTTGATCCATTAGCGGAGGCCGGTGTTGACCTTTTAACTACGATTTTGCAGGAGCGCGTTTGACATGTTCCGCTTGCCTATTGTGAACTTGAGTATTGGCCCTGCTGTTAGCCGCCGCAGGCTTCCCTGCACGCGGCTGCCCATTTTATTTTATCCGTATTTTGTATGATTAGCGAGAACAAGTTGGCGGCGACATGCAGAAGAGGTCATCCTGAAGAAATTTTCTCATATACTTATATGGTTATTAGCAAGAACAAGTTGGTTGCTAGTATAGGTAGTACAAGAAAATGTGCTGACATCTATATGGGTgtcgactgagaactaacttcattctcagataatatcatcaaatcttagttgcaactcatAACTAGTACGAATCATGATACAAATCAAACGGTGTATGACTTGACTGAGTACGAAGTTAATTCTCAGCTAACTAGCAAATCTTAACTTGAGTTCATTGCCAGGAAACAGCTGAGGGGCCGGGTCATGTTGAATTGTTGATCTATCCCTATTTTATGGGATTAGCAAGAAATTAGAGGCGAGATGATGATGTGATAAGGGAAGAGGTCACCGATCCTGAAAAAACTGTGTTATCTATGTTGCGTGTGGCTGCACTGAAAAGCGACGACTGATTAATTAACGTCAGACCGTTACCAGGAAACAGCTACGGCCGAATCCAACCGTGTGATCCTTGTATCTCTGCTATCATCGTTCACGTGCTCACCGTGGACAAAGCCCTACGAGCACGTATGCCTAACGATTTTGACCGAGCTGATCGAAGGTTTTGTTCCTTGTGAGATAGCTAGAACTTCCTTCCGCCGGCTTCAAACTTTTTAGAAACAAGGAAATCAAGgaaatttttcttcttttttttgcagAGGGACAATTTTCTTCTTTTGACAACAGAGAATTCTTTAAATCATctgtattgtaattttcttaaacAAGGTAAAAGAATCATTATTCTTATTGCATAAAGATTGTTTAAAGAGGTTTCCAACAAGGTGATCCAGGACATCTGCGTACTTTCACGGCACTACAACACTCAACGCCTTAACACAGGCTAAGGACCACAACCTCGTTCTTAATCTTCGCCGGCCATAACAATCATGGACGCAATAAAGTGGTTTCTAAAAACCATAACATGCATCCCCATATCCCAAATTTCCCAGGAGACAATCATAACTAGGAAAGCTATAGCCATTCTTGATGGACCCTATTTAACGAAAAGTGTTTTTCGCTCCtgagctccagtgctctcgccATTTAAAAAATATGTTTATAAGTTATCAAAAAGTCTGAAAAATAATTTTGTAGATTGTCAGTGATATATCttacaatcatgcaaaatctcaacaaaaatttcttttttactttgtgctagacaaaaataacaaaatctgacatgtttttggagatttgaaaatgactacccAGATCTgcacttttgtcatttttgtgcagcttaaaatataaagtattttaaATTGATATTTTACTCATTTGTGGAATACATTATTGGctatatgtagatattttcagatttttttgaaactcaaaaatataatttttaatttatctgaaaaacgagatcactggtgcccatgcgcaccaaatctctgtcctttAACTAAGAACTGCATTCATCCACCCATTCTTTATGATGTAAGAAGAGTACCAGTCCTTGGGAAAAACTTGCATAGCCAAAATTCTTGACATCGTCTTCGCTCGAGTCTATTCGTGGTACGAACTCTATTTTAGATAAAACTAGCCGTTGTAAGAAACAAGTATGTGACTAGTCACATGCAGTAAACAAGGAATATTTACATTTAACTTCCGCTGGAAGGGAGAAGGAACACATTACATTTAGAATAAATCAAAAATAACTTATACAAGCATGCACGACCAAAAGAATAATTTATACAAGCATGCACAAAGAGAAAAGGAACACTTTACATTTATCTAAGAAAGAAATATTTATATTTAGCTTATGCGGGAAGGGACACTTTATAGTTAGAATGAATCAAAAGAATAATTTGTACAATTATGCAGGATGAAATGTAAAACTGAAACAATTAAATTTTATGTCCATTGACAAGCATTGAATCTTGTTCCTTAATAAGGTTTCTTGTTCACCCTGCGGCAGTTCTTCCTAATCTCTCCATCTCTTCCGGTCAGCGGGCTTATGTTTCCCATTTTGATCATGGAGGCTGCAAAGTTTTTGAAGAAGTCCTTCTGGCTGCTAGAGAACCGGCGAACAATCGGCGCGGTGGTCGCTGCCGCTCTGGGGTCAGACATCATAACCTGGTCAGACaggaggggggcacgcccccGCAGGAGGTTGCCGTAGTACTTGTTGTCAAACACGTTGGGAGTGGCAGCATCAAGGTTCACCAGCGTCCCCTCATCTTGCCCGACCGTGCACTCCTGCTGCGTGAACTGACACTGTGTCCGCCCAAAGGTGTGGGCTCCCTGGAGGGCGACGAGGTCAGTGTCGTCGAGACCCATGTTTTTGAATTTCTCTAGAAGGATATCCAGAGGGTCAAACGGGCTCGGGAGATCTTCGGCACTCTTAATGTTGGTCTTGGTGCCATCACGGCGTCCTAGAGGCACGCTCCAGGACGGCCCTCCAGCTAGTTCGACAGAGATCTCGGCAGCAAGGGTGAGGATGTCGGCACATGAAACAATGCCAGGGCAAGCTTTCTCCAACGCGCGCTTGATGTTGTCGACCACCTTAAACCCGCGCGCTGACTGGTCATTGCCAGGGGCTTTCTTCTCGCTCACTATCCCCAAGTAGACATCGTCATCGAGCAGTAGCGAGCCATCACAACCCTGgacaaattaaaataaaatagacTGATGAGACAGTGTACCATGGGGTACTATCGATCAACAACACGATAAATTATGCGGTTTTTGTAAACTCACATTGACGAAGCAGTCGTGAAAGTGTAAGCGGATGAGGCTGGCCGGGATGCGTGCGTCAGTGACCCGGGCGTCTTGGATGACTCGCTTGACAATGTCCCGTGTATCGGGGCATGAGTTGTCGTAGAAAGACGAGCTCAACCCAGCACGGGAACCACCATAAGCGTGAGCGCCATGGCTCAGCACTAGAGTCAGTGCTGCTATGAGCAAGAGGCTGCAGCGAGCAGCTGACGACAAGGTAGAAGAAACGGCCATGTGCAGTATTACAAGTTCACAAAGAGAAATGTCAGCCGACACCAGCAAGCAAGCTAGCTGCAAGATAGAAGGAAAGAAATGTATCGCAGAGAGATGGGTATGAGATGTGAGGAAAACGGGGATGCTATGGAGGCCCTATTTGTAGTCTTGATCCAGGCCGGTGTGTTCACCTTTTTGCTAGGACTAGGATTTTGCGGAAGCGTGTTTTGACATGTTCCACATTCACGTGCCCGCCGTTGTCAACTGTTGAGTATTGGCGCCGCAGCATTGCTTTCGTGCACGCGGCTCCTCCTGTAATTTTATCCGATCCGTGTATTTACATAATCAGCAAAAACAAGTTGACGGCGAGATGCAGAAGAGGTCCTGATGATTTTTTTCCTTACATAGTAGTACTTATAAAAATTAACGAGAATAAGTCAGTGACTACTATGCCGTACAAGAAAATATGCCGACGGGAGTTCGTTGTCAGTAAACAGCTGAGGGACTGGATCACTTTATTCTATCCTTATTTTATACGATTAGCGAGAAGAAGTTGGGGATGAGAGATGATGGGCTGAGGAACAGGTCGTCCTGAAGAAATTGTGTTATGTATATCTCAGTGTGTGGTTAACGTCAAAGTGTTGCCAGGAAACAGCTGCTACTCCTCTTTGTATGCTGCTCTACCAACCAAAAAAAAGGTCAACCCCCGTGTTGCTCCTCAAGGGGTCACTCGGGGGTACCCTAAAGCAGCCGCCAGCCCCCTCCCACCTGCGCCCCCTCCTGCCTGCCTTTTTACGCCAGGTCGGCGATATGTTTGTTGTCGGTCTCCTTATTCTAGCCGCTGACAAGTTCCGGTGTTCCTGTTGGTGATCTCCGAAGTTTGGCGCATGGTACCACTTGGTATCTAAAGCGGACTCGATGCGGTTGCCCGCGCCCTTATCTTGAGCCAGAGTGGCTTTATTTTTGGGCGAGGCGCGAAGCTTCATCTTCTTGTCCGTGCCATGGGATATGTCTTAATATAGATTTTCATGAAATTGATAGAGGTGGAAAAAATCATGGTGGCTGCGATCCAGGTTGGTAATGGAGGAGAGGTAGGGTGTCAAGTTGGGATCCCAGTGGGATTTCACTTATAATGTATTTTCTTATTTTCTAGTTCAAATTCTAGTGTCAAAATTTACACTACAAAAATCGAAATGCACTACAAATGGGACTatggtgggatcccacttgacaaccTAGCCGGAGAGGGTACTGGTTGCAATCAAGACTATGTGGCACATGCTTCTCCCTATCTAGCAGGTGTTTGGCAACTTGCAGCGGCAGCCTTGGCAGGCGGGGGTGTTAGTACAAGTGGACTGCATTCTTGGCGGCGCTCCTCAAGTAGCGAGCCTCGATTTTTAGGGTGAAAATCAAGGTCTCGCCTTCATCGGTTGTAGCTTGGAATGgccttgttgaaggtattgttttgaAAGCTCAGACTTTCTCCAAGGAAAACCCAAGATATTCGATTGGGTGACAGACAATGTTGTGCATTGCTTCTTTCTTCGAGGCATTGCTTTTAGAGAATCTCGTTTGAAGTCCGGGTGTTGTCTTCGGTGGTTGTTATAGTGCTAATGTTGTGAGTGGTTCATCACCGCGACGGGGTCTTGATTTCCTTGATGTCTTTAGACATATTGTTGGTGCAGAGGCCAGGTGTAATTGGCATCTTCGTGATATTTATATATTCTCGTTATCAAAAGAAAGGAAACAGCTACGGCTGATGAACGTGATTTTTCTTGCGAAGACTCTAGCTACAGCGAAGAATCCACCATTCAATGTCCTTAGCAGTCCTCGTGATTTGTCCCCTTAGGTCTCTCATcatattttgtttgttttgttatattgtgatccaaattcatatactaaagggagactaacttctgacgagcagaGCGAGGCCTATCGCCGgcgcggatcgttgccaccgcctatatatacatcttgtaagccgccggctagggtttatcagattataagataacccacgtcgTTTGTAAACACtttccgatatagtgaagttttgctggctagcgcccgtggttttttccccttctgtgttggaaagggttttccacgttaaatctcgtgtctccgctTCATTTTCCTTtaccgttcttcgttatttgcttgtcgtgtTTATAACAAGTGCTATCAGAGcacgtgtttcaatctagggttttgcgacatgtcttccttgaagttcgatctaccgcagctggattataccacgagattttctctgtgacaagtgaagatgagggcgatccttacccaatcttctgatctggatgaagctcttgatggatttggcaagaaagatgccaagacctaggccgacgatgaaaagaggaaagaccgtaaggttttttcattaattcagcttcatatatccaacaatatctctcaggaagtgctggctgagaaatccgcagcGTTGTTATGGTTGAAACTGGAGTCGATCTGCATGTctaaagatctaaccagtaatatgcacgtgaagatgaagttgttctcgcacaagctgcaagaaggtgcgtcaatgatgaatcacctatcgatctttagagagatcgtttctgatttgatgtccatggaggtaaattatgaggatgaggatcacgctcttatactgttagtctctTTGCCTAATTattttgcgaattttcgagacaccttgttatatagccatgatgaactaacccttgccgaagtttatgaggccctccagcagagggaaaatatgaaatatatggtgcaggcagagggttcgtcatctaaggcagaagcactgcaggtccgaggcaggaccaagaaaagaaacaacaactacaacagagataagagcaagaccgatagaggtcgctcaaagtccaagggatgagatggtaagttctgcaagtattgtaagaaaactaaccACAATATTCATGATTGCTGGAAGTTGTAGAACAGAGAGAAAAGAAATGGTACtcaccaaccgaaaaacaaatctgatggtgatggtaaggctgctgttgtttccagtgataattctgatggagattgcttagttgcgtttgctggttgtgtttctggtaatgatgagtggatccttgattctacatgttcgtttcatattttctgtaacaaagactggttcagttcttatgagtttgtgcagagtggagatgttgtgcatatgggagataacaacccacgtgagatcgtgggcattggctccgttcagatcaagatgcatgatggcatgacacgcactctgacagatgtgagacacatacctgacatggccagaaatctgatctctctcaatACCCTTGGTGTTGaggggtacaaacactccggttttCGCAGAGTTCTggaggtatcaaaaggttctctgattcacatgattggtgatatgaattctgcaaaattatatgttcttagaggtagcactttgtctggtattgttgctgctgttattcccgatgaacctggtaaaactaatctgtggcgtatgcgtcttggacatatgagtgaacatggcatggtagAATTGCACATGAGAGACCTTCTAGATAGCtacaatttgagtaagtttgagttctatGAGCACTGCATTTTTTATAAGCATAAAAGTGTTAAATTCAACGCTTtcgttcataccactaaagggattctagattatgtgcatgctgatgtgtggggaccttcccgcaagacttctcttggtggtacaaattacatgcttactatcatagatgattactctaGAAAAGTGTG encodes:
- the LOC124651232 gene encoding peroxidase 2-like; translated protein: MAASSSLPSAANCGLLLAAALVLLLSHGAHAQGGLSSSFYDNSCPSTRDIVRRVIQDARVADTRIPASLIRLHFHDCFVNGCDGSLLLDEDLQAGIMTEKKVPANDRSARGFDVVDDIKRTLENACPGIVSCADILTLAAEISVELAGGPYWSVPLGRRDGTTTNIESAKNLPSPFDPLETLQEKFKNLGLDDTDLVALQGAHTFGRAQCQFTMRNCTNGQAVGALVNLDGVTPDVFDNKYYGNLLQGRVELPSDQVMLSDPVAATTTAPIIRRFSGSQSDFFSNFATSMIKMGNIGPLTGRDGEIRKNCRRLNK
- the LOC124651131 gene encoding peroxidase 2-like, encoding MAVSSTLSSAARCSLLLIAALTLVLSHGAHAYGGSRAGLSSSFYDNSCPDTRDIVKRVIQDARVTDARIPASLIRLHFHDCFVNGCDGSLLLDDDVYLGIVSEKKAPGNDQSARGFKVVDNIKRALEKACPGIVSCADILTLAAEISVELAGGPSWSVPLGRRDGTKTNIKSAEDLPSPFDPLDILLEKFKNMGLDDTDLVALQGAHTFGRTQCQFTQQECTVGQDEGTLVNLDAATPNVFDNKYYGNLLRGRAPLLSDQVMMSDPRAAATTAPIVRRFSSSQKDFFKNFAASMIKMGNISPLTGRDGEIRKNCRRVNKKPY